A section of the Persephonella sp. genome encodes:
- a CDS encoding thioesterase family protein, with product MIYKRKVQFYETDAQGVVHHSNYPRYFEEARGYYLEKIGYPYERVREELNTDIVLIELQISYKKPLYFGDNFEISFGISDMDKFFFSFEYSVSKGNTIIATGKTRHACLRIDTRKIISIPDILRSKLNGT from the coding sequence ATGATATACAAAAGAAAGGTTCAATTTTACGAAACAGATGCCCAAGGGGTAGTCCACCACTCAAACTACCCCCGTTATTTTGAGGAGGCAAGAGGTTACTATCTTGAAAAAATAGGCTATCCATACGAAAGAGTTAGAGAAGAACTCAACACAGACATCGTACTTATTGAACTCCAAATAAGCTATAAAAAACCCCTGTATTTTGGAGATAATTTTGAAATAAGTTTTGGTATTTCAGATATGGATAAATTTTTTTTCAGCTTTGAGTATTCTGTATCAAAAGGTAATACTATCATTGCAACAGGAAAAACAAGGCATGCATGCCTGAGAATAGATACCAGAAAAATCATTTCAATCCCTGACATTCTGAGGTCAAAGCTCAATGGAACTTAA